The Streptomyces sp. NBC_01463 DNA window GTCACATGGATCCTCTCCCTGCTCAACCCGGCCTCCGCCTTCGTCCGCGCGGTCAAGGGAATCATCGACATCGTCACCTTCGTCGTGACGCAGGGCGCGCAGATAGCGGAGTTCGTCAACTCGGTGCTGGACGCGGTGGTGGCGATAGCCAACGGCGGCCAGGCAGGCGTCCCGAAGATGGTCGAGGCGGCATTGGCGGCGAGCGTGCCGCTGCTGATCGGTTTCCTGGCGTCGTTGCTGGGCATCGGGAGCCTGGCCAACAAGGTCAAGAGCGTGTTCCATGCGGTGGCGCGGCCGGTGAACCGGGCGATCGACAAGATCGTGGACTTCATTGCCAAGAAGGCCAGGAGATTCCGACCCAAACCAGAGAAGGAGAAAGCAAAGCCGAAACCATCATCAGGAAATTCCACCAAGGAAGGAGATACAGAAAACCTCACCCAACAACAAAAGGCAAAGATAGCCAACGATGCATCCCGAGACACCTACAAGAAGATCATATCAGGAAAGAACCCGAAGGACCTACCTCAAATAATAAGCTCATCCTTAGAGAAATGGAAAAAGAAAGGAGTTAAGTCACTCACCATCGAACCGGCCCCAGGCGGTTCATTTCTCGTACTGGCAAAAGTAAACCCGGCCGACGAAAGCCCTTCGTTTACATTCGACCCGAACAAGGAGAATGTTCAGCACCTCATGTCTTACTCCGAGATCACAGTGAGTGGTAAGGCCTGGGCGACAGGAAGCATCGTGATCAATGAAATCGACGGAATACTCTTCGGGCCCTCCAAGAACAAACCGAAGGTGTCCGCACGCGAAGAAGCAAAGGTCAGCGAAATCGCACACGCCGAAGAAACCGTAATAGCCATATTTAAATCCTTCTGGGAAGCAAAGAAGGGCGAACTGGAAGCCAGTGGAGCAAAACCCGGCGACGTGATCATTAAAATTGACCTGCATGTCGGATACAATTGTTGCGTCAAGTGCGCAGACTATTTGGCAACATTTGTCAAGGAACTCACCGACGCCGGTTACGCAATAAACGCGACCGCCAAGTTCTCCACGTTCTATCAGGGCGGGAATATCGGCGGAAGCAACCCCCGACCGGCCACGGTCTCTGAATCCTGGATCGATCGAAATCGAAAGATGGTCGAACTATTCCTCAACGAAAGCAACCTGACACCCGCCTCGGAAAGAACGATGCTACTGGAAGCGGACCCCGACCGATACTGGGGGCGAACCGAGGACAGCCCAGGGAACCCCAAGGACGAGGAATGGCTTAAGATCAGAAGAAAAAGGGACCAAGGATTGCTCTCACTTGCAATTCTCCAGGACGCAAAAGTCAAGGTTGGGGTCCTGGACTCGTCGAACTTGTCCGACGAGAAATTGACCGATAATCAGAAGATCACCCTAAAAGCCAGAACCGACGCGTTGAACGCCGCCATCGAGGAAACGAAGAAGAAGATAGAAAACGCCGATTCCACATAGGAGTGAATCACCGTGATCGATCCGGTCGAATATCTGGACGTCTTTTCCTATGAAGGCATCGGCATACGGAGAGGAGCCCGCCTCCGACTCGCTGCGCGGGCGCCCGACGAAAAGGTCACGACTCTCCTTTCCGAGCTCGGAATCCCGCAACAATTGGGAAATGACCTCTTCTTCCATGACATCAGCAAGGGAATCAAGACTCTCAAAGAGGCGCGCGAAGAGGCTGGCGGGGAAAGCCGGTCGAACCTTGATGACCTGCTTTACCTCGGCGCAGGCACCCATTCAGGAGTAATCCTCCTCGACGGAAGCACGGGAGAGGTATTTTCCTGGAATGACGAATCGACGGAGCGGATCAACACGCACCTTCAGTTCTTTATCGATTTCATTTGCAAGATTCAGAAACAAATTAACGATTTCGAAGAGACCGAAAGTTCTCCTGCCCCATCCTTCGATGACTTCCTCCAAGGTTTTCTGATGAATCTGGCGAGTACAGACTCCGGAGCACCGACCCAAACCAACGGTTACTGGGATCAAATGCTGCGAAGCATTTTCGATGCGTGACCTTCTGCCTCAGCAGCAAGTCCCTAAAAACCCAGCTGTAGAGCACAATCTTCCCGTCCGGGATGCGACTTGTCACCGGTGGTGGCTGGTGAGGGATCGCTGCTGATCGAGTCGCCGCCGGCGCTGCATTCCGTGCGGGCCGGCCTTCCCGGGCCCACTCATGGCCACCACGAACGCCTCCCGCAACCGGTCGGGATCCATGCTGTGGCCTGTGGCCGCCATCTCATCGTCAGTCCGCACAACTCACGATGATCAAAGGTGGCCACACTCGTTCGCCCCCCGACCGGACCCGGCCATCACCATCACGCTCTACGAGCGTCCGGTGAGCAGATCCGCCAGGCGGGCGGCGAACTCGGTGAGCCCAGCCGTGGTCCGGCACGGGCGATACGAAAACCGTGGCACCGGCCCCAGAATGCAGCCTAGAGGCATTGAACTGGGCCCACCGCCGGACGCGTTCACGGTCGATTCCCGCGGCCTCGGCGAAAACATCCACGCCGCGCTGGAAAGCCTTACCCAGGTCATCCGCTTCAGAGAGCGTCAGCGCGCGGGACGTCAGCAACGTGCCGCCGCCATAGGCGGGATCCCCTACATACCCCTTGGGATCGACAGCCAGCCAGTGGTGTTCCGCTGTTGGAGCCTCGGGCCCACTCCCTGCTGCCGGACAGGAGCTCTCCTCAGAATCCGCCGCAGCGGGAGCACAGGACTCGCGCCATGAGGACAGCGGGCGTCACTCATCGGCCACCCGCACCGGCAGCGACTTCAGCCCGTTGATGAAGTTCGACACCAGGCGACGTGGTGGGCCCTCAAGCCGGAGTGGCCCGGCAGGGAGTACCCGGCACGCCTCCTCGTACAACGCCCTCAGCTGCAAGCGCGCGAAGTGCGCGCCCAGGCAGACATGCGAGCCGTCGCCGAACGAGATGTGCGGGTTCGGGGAGCGGGCGAGGTCCAGGGTGAACGGGTCGGGGAAGACGCGTTCGTCGTGGTTGGCCGAGGCGTGGAAGACGACCACCTTGTCGCCGGCGCGGATGCGCGTGCCCGCCAGGTCCGTGTCCGCCGCCGCAGTGCGGCGGAAGGTGAGGACGGGCGGGTGGCGACGCAGCAGTTCGTCGACTGCGGTGGTGAACCCCACCTCGCCGATGCGCAGGCGAGCGTACGCCTCGGGGTACTCGGCCAGGAGGTTCAGACCGCCTGGGGCCGCACTGCGTACCGTGTCGTTCCCCGCCACCACCAGCAGGAAGAAGAACATCTCCAGCTCGGGTGCGGTCAGTTCCGGGTCGGTGGCGAGGGCCGTCATGACGTCGTCGGCAGGGTGTCGGCGCTTGTGTGCCGCCAGCGTGTGCGCATAGTCGAACATGTCGCGCAGTGACGCCGGGGAGCGCGGGTTGACCGGCTTGCCGTCCGGGCCGAGTGTCGGCGTCCCTGCCTCGTCCGGGTCTTGATATCCGATGACGCGTTGGGTCCAGTGGAGGAGGAGCGCGCGATCGGTGGCCGGTACGCCCAGCAGATCGGTGAGGTTGAGCAGGGCGTAGTCGTCGGTGACCTGAGTGACCAGGTCGCAGGTGCCGTCAGCGGCCCGTGCCTCGGTGATCGCGCGGGTGAGGAGGGAGCGGGCTCGTTCCCTTACGACCGATTCGAAGTGGTCCACGCGTCTCGGGGTGAAGGCGCGGCTGACGAGCGTACGCAGTCGCCGGTGGTGCGGGGGGTCCTGATTGAGCATCATCCGGCGGATGAACGGCAGGTCCGCGGGGTCCGGGTCGCGGATCTGGGTGGCGCCCAGGTACGAGGAGTACGTGGGCGAGTCCTTCAGTACGCGGACGGCGTCCTCGTGCCGGCTGACCGCCCAGAAGCCCGGGCCCGCCGGCCAGCCCAGAACTTCCGGCTCCTTCTGCCACGCGACGGGGTGGTGGTCGCGCAGGTGGCGGTAGCGGTCGTGGGGGACGCCCAGCGCGTACTGCCTCGGATCGAAGACGTCCGGGACGGATACCGGGGAGAGGGGCCCGCTCACGCGCTCGCCTCGCCACCCTCCGGGTCCGCCCGCAGGAAGTCCTCCACCGCCCGGATGACATCGAGCGGAGCCTCGTCCATCGCGTAGTGGCCGCACGACGGCAGCTCCACGAGCTCGGCGCTCGGGAACCAGCGCATCCACGTGGAACGTTGCAGATCCGCGGAGAGGGCCGGGTCCAGAGCCCCCACCACCGCCAGGGCCGGCACCGGCGAACCGTCGATCCGGTCGTGGAAGTCCTCGCCCGCCCAGGAATCCAGCCACGCCCGGAACGCCTTCACGTCGCTGCACTCGACCGAGCGACGCACCATCCGGTCCAGCCAGGCGGCCGGGCGTCGGCCTCCGGTGGTGATGTCCAGGATGGCCCGACGGTTGCCCGGGTTCTGCGCCGCCTCGGCGAACAGCTCCCACTGCTCAGGCGGCAGGGGCAGGCCGGACGCGGGGACGGGTGACACACCGACGATCCTGCGCACCCGCTGCGGCGCGGCTGCCAGCGTCCGCTGGATGACGGAACCGCCCATCGAATGGCCGATCAGCGAGAAGCGGTCCCAGCCGAGCCGATCGGCCAGCGCAAGCACGTCGGCGGCACCCTCAGCCGTGGTGTAGGCGCCGCCCACATCCCTCGCCTCGCCGTATCCCCGCAGGTCCACCACCGCGTACTGGAACGTAGCGACGTCGAGGTCCGCCAGCACCGGGTCGTACGCGGAACGGTCGGCGAGCCAGCCGTGGACCGCGATCACCTTGTGCGGACCCTCGCCGTGCAGGGTATGAGGCAGTACAGACAAAGCAGTCACGTCGGCTCCCGTCGCAGTACGGCGGTGGTCTGTCGGTCAACAGCACGTCCGCCCGCCCACGGTGGCGTCATCCACCGGCCCGCGCAAGGGAACACGCGGAGGGATGTGTCAGGCGGCCGAGGGGAAGCCGGCCGCTCCTCGCCCCTCACCCCT harbors:
- a CDS encoding alpha/beta hydrolase, with protein sequence MTALSVLPHTLHGEGPHKVIAVHGWLADRSAYDPVLADLDVATFQYAVVDLRGYGEARDVGGAYTTAEGAADVLALADRLGWDRFSLIGHSMGGSVIQRTLAAAPQRVRRIVGVSPVPASGLPLPPEQWELFAEAAQNPGNRRAILDITTGGRRPAAWLDRMVRRSVECSDVKAFRAWLDSWAGEDFHDRIDGSPVPALAVVGALDPALSADLQRSTWMRWFPSAELVELPSCGHYAMDEAPLDVIRAVEDFLRADPEGGEASA
- a CDS encoding cytochrome P450, with the protein product MSGPLSPVSVPDVFDPRQYALGVPHDRYRHLRDHHPVAWQKEPEVLGWPAGPGFWAVSRHEDAVRVLKDSPTYSSYLGATQIRDPDPADLPFIRRMMLNQDPPHHRRLRTLVSRAFTPRRVDHFESVVRERARSLLTRAITEARAADGTCDLVTQVTDDYALLNLTDLLGVPATDRALLLHWTQRVIGYQDPDEAGTPTLGPDGKPVNPRSPASLRDMFDYAHTLAAHKRRHPADDVMTALATDPELTAPELEMFFFLLVVAGNDTVRSAAPGGLNLLAEYPEAYARLRIGEVGFTTAVDELLRRHPPVLTFRRTAAADTDLAGTRIRAGDKVVVFHASANHDERVFPDPFTLDLARSPNPHISFGDGSHVCLGAHFARLQLRALYEEACRVLPAGPLRLEGPPRRLVSNFINGLKSLPVRVADE
- a CDS encoding SUKH-4 family immunity protein, translated to MIDPVEYLDVFSYEGIGIRRGARLRLAARAPDEKVTTLLSELGIPQQLGNDLFFHDISKGIKTLKEAREEAGGESRSNLDDLLYLGAGTHSGVILLDGSTGEVFSWNDESTERINTHLQFFIDFICKIQKQINDFEETESSPAPSFDDFLQGFLMNLASTDSGAPTQTNGYWDQMLRSIFDA